In Endozoicomonas sp. GU-1, one DNA window encodes the following:
- the napF gene encoding ferredoxin-type protein NapF gives MSDIQRTEDEQLVSPARRAFFRRFAPEPEQVIPNSRYPRPPWAVDNTLFLALCTQCDQCIEQCPMRVLGKSDEQEEILSGRPVLDLSYGRCDFCGQCVDACPSGALSREQGTKRQVIPQLAGSCQAELGMYCNLCEETCPEQAISFAADNKPVIDLSLCSGCGECALDCYSRVLVMAKGSWEADRE, from the coding sequence GTGTCCGATATACAGAGAACAGAAGACGAACAGTTGGTATCCCCGGCAAGGCGGGCTTTTTTCCGGCGTTTCGCCCCTGAACCCGAGCAGGTGATCCCCAATAGCCGCTACCCACGGCCGCCATGGGCAGTAGATAACACACTGTTTCTGGCGCTGTGTACCCAGTGTGATCAGTGTATTGAGCAATGCCCAATGCGAGTACTGGGAAAATCCGATGAGCAAGAAGAGATTCTTTCTGGTCGTCCTGTACTGGACCTTTCTTACGGTCGTTGTGACTTTTGTGGACAGTGCGTTGATGCCTGCCCATCGGGAGCCTTGAGCCGTGAACAAGGGACAAAGCGGCAGGTGATTCCCCAGCTTGCTGGCAGTTGCCAGGCAGAACTGGGGATGTACTGTAACCTCTGTGAGGAAACCTGCCCTGAACAGGCAATCAGCTTTGCTGCGGATAACAAGCCGGTGATAGACCTCAGTCTCTGCAGTGGCTGTGGCGAGTGTGCTCTGGACTGTTATAGTCGTGTATTGGTTATGGCCAAAGGCTCCTGGGAGGCTGACCGAGAATAG
- a CDS encoding TatD family hydrolase, translating into MTPANITSSNPVSSHDVSSEGKQVAADEADLKVWQEGSSSKARKNKKKKRRSGASDKPFSGAAPCASRYLDNPDYPAVQEQQTRPDRGLKSRHCQRSTKTAASSVVTARGRDSSDFQLAARPELSKAKLTPAEFRPRYKTPLVDIGANLVGHRFGDLSRVIANASRSGVGRIMITGTSIALAIEAQKAVDKWLKQSPHATGAAGACASADSSRCSLYYTVGCHPHKARNFKQDGGIPEMKKIMERGGSHCIAVGECGLDYVREWSPKNVQRDVFREQLELAVQLKKSLFLHERGAHKQFIEILTDYIHQLSSPAMACVHCFTGNSEQLQAYLDLGCSIGITGWIGNTRNKDLVGALRSVGWEALRDRLMVETDAPFLKPYLVMPRQPDQHRGARGKGRSDNEPANLPYVIHALSQVLGVDGEEIAAATTENARRIFSLVD; encoded by the coding sequence ATGACTCCGGCCAATATCACGTCATCCAATCCCGTTTCCTCTCATGACGTTAGCAGCGAAGGTAAGCAGGTGGCTGCCGACGAAGCGGATCTGAAAGTCTGGCAAGAAGGCAGTTCGTCAAAAGCCCGGAAAAATAAAAAAAAGAAGAGGCGCTCAGGTGCTTCTGATAAGCCTTTTTCAGGTGCAGCCCCCTGTGCATCGCGATACCTGGATAACCCGGACTATCCTGCCGTCCAGGAGCAGCAGACCAGGCCCGACAGGGGGCTGAAGTCACGTCATTGCCAGCGCTCAACCAAGACAGCTGCATCGTCTGTTGTTACTGCCAGAGGTCGTGATTCTTCTGATTTTCAGTTAGCTGCCCGACCAGAATTGAGCAAGGCGAAATTGACACCTGCGGAGTTCAGGCCTCGATACAAGACGCCATTGGTTGATATCGGAGCCAATCTCGTCGGACACAGGTTTGGTGACTTGTCCCGGGTTATTGCCAATGCTTCCCGATCAGGCGTCGGTCGCATCATGATAACGGGTACTTCTATTGCTTTAGCAATAGAGGCGCAGAAAGCCGTGGATAAATGGCTGAAGCAATCTCCGCATGCTACCGGGGCCGCTGGAGCCTGTGCGTCTGCCGATTCCTCCCGATGCTCTTTGTATTACACAGTGGGATGCCATCCACACAAAGCCAGGAATTTTAAGCAAGATGGTGGCATACCGGAAATGAAAAAAATAATGGAACGGGGCGGCAGCCACTGTATTGCAGTGGGTGAGTGTGGATTGGACTATGTGCGTGAGTGGTCTCCCAAAAATGTCCAAAGAGATGTGTTCAGGGAGCAGTTGGAGCTTGCGGTACAACTGAAAAAGTCACTGTTTTTGCATGAGCGGGGTGCCCACAAGCAATTCATTGAAATTCTGACAGACTACATACATCAACTGTCTTCTCCAGCCATGGCCTGCGTTCATTGCTTCACCGGTAACAGTGAGCAGCTGCAGGCCTATCTTGATCTGGGCTGTTCCATCGGGATTACCGGTTGGATTGGTAACACGCGTAATAAAGATCTGGTGGGTGCGCTGCGCTCTGTCGGTTGGGAGGCTCTGCGTGACCGGCTGATGGTTGAGACCGATGCACCGTTTTTAAAACCTTATCTGGTTATGCCCCGGCAGCCAGATCAGCACAGGGGGGCTCGTGGCAAAGGACGAAGTGATAATGAACCGGCCAATCTGCCCTATGTGATCCATGCGCTGAGCCAGGTGCTGGGTGTGGATGGAGAAGAGATTGCTGCTGCAACCACAGAAAATGCCCGCCGGATATTCTCACTTGTCGACTGA
- a CDS encoding formate/nitrite transporter family protein — protein sequence MAYLEPSEFVTKMVDSGESKVFMSNKDTLIRAFMAGAILALAAMFAITVTIKTGSPLVGAMLFPVGFIMLYLMKFDLLTGVFTLVPLAYLDKRPGVTAQRVFRNWGMVFVGNFAGALTVAFFMSFILTYGYSIDGGAIAEKVSSIGESRTVGYKEHGVSGWITIFIRGMLCNWMVSMGVVGAMISTSATSKMMAMWMPIMLFFFMGFEHSIVNMFLFPFSMIMGGDFTVSEYLIWNELPTALGNLFGGLFLVGLPLYFTHVKTGSAHQPI from the coding sequence ATGGCTTACTTAGAACCCAGCGAGTTTGTGACCAAAATGGTGGACTCTGGAGAGTCCAAAGTGTTCATGTCCAATAAAGACACCCTGATCCGTGCATTTATGGCAGGGGCTATCCTGGCACTGGCGGCAATGTTTGCCATCACCGTGACCATTAAAACCGGTTCACCGCTGGTCGGTGCCATGCTGTTTCCGGTGGGCTTCATTATGTTGTACCTGATGAAGTTTGATCTATTGACGGGTGTATTTACCCTGGTGCCTTTGGCTTATCTGGATAAGCGTCCGGGTGTTACAGCGCAACGGGTTTTTAGAAACTGGGGAATGGTGTTTGTTGGCAACTTTGCGGGTGCACTGACGGTTGCTTTCTTTATGTCTTTTATCCTCACTTACGGCTATAGCATTGACGGAGGGGCTATTGCAGAAAAGGTCAGCAGTATCGGTGAGTCACGCACCGTCGGTTATAAAGAACATGGTGTTTCAGGCTGGATCACTATTTTTATCCGGGGCATGCTCTGCAACTGGATGGTATCCATGGGTGTTGTTGGTGCCATGATCTCCACATCAGCGACCAGTAAAATGATGGCCATGTGGATGCCTATAATGCTGTTCTTTTTCATGGGCTTCGAGCATTCCATTGTCAACATGTTCCTGTTCCCCTTCTCCATGATTATGGGCGGTGATTTCACGGTGTCGGAGTACCTGATCTGGAATGAACTGCCAACCGCACTGGGTAACCTGTTTGGCGGTCTGTTTCTGGTTGGCTTGCCACTCTATTTTACCCATGTGAAAACCGGCTCTGCCCATCAACCAATCTAA
- a CDS encoding ankyrin repeat domain-containing protein, whose translation MDSVNAPATATKSNFQCPFCLEDDLEARFNDFVVTHCCKQPFHFDCMEQWKANDLSIQGREACTVPVKPCQTYLSCMHCRQNALPVVNLNTLAYSNSHSTGYCLPDLADFLKKRTNGRQASSAENDQGGAEGSNNSTTTMASGSTSLPASSVNDARIRGSEDHIIPDLPTLVSQGLKRRHEDLRSGIEELLAVQACVIGDQDMLQEIAQQAPHIFSTTQETVLYQGPVPLALVAAEHNHETCVKKMAANPDMFRQSLTHALEDNDESTLAMLIRSDNSRLADLHLLRAIERKDKKKAKSLLAAGVDPCPVTQNVIKDDHSPAMINFLLSLGLSGGKIVLMAAKAGKRVLLRDFKASSEFRNIIRDGHYVEAIILAAQQEHRGALRELTAFVTLTDALCVCVRAHNEPAIAALLKSGACLVDAMVLAVSKSQLELFEQLLARNIDEGGHYLRLAAQSGDEGLVQALLNAGIDANGGDGPADTPLVIATRNSHARVVSMLHDALGPDQRVQIIVRSTREGTETELRSLLASYPGAGQMFREMQRVISYLCNQPGYGEPAIRRLLDKMDVGKTVIILSEALKNNDDKMLATLLAVGVDPNITDCNGLPLLHAAADRGDLQMVQLLLERGAIADLLNMEGKTAFSIAVRKGYKSIADQLIKATGGVDIESEVTAAVGRADVEMLRPLLGIADLGGTKFRQLFRQAAVSEQRQVVSVFATQTTFSVEIAFAMALGDNELQVVDEFLKAGMDINRCWSASGLLIAAARKEEEKVKMLMHNGIDPANDIKLAAQARETEALSVLLSSFDDIEARNSQVKALIFSEVDNPPVLSSLVDVERESGAAGLRTILLSILAMSKQVRTDLESVLTVKQIILAEDRDANRDANRKGKPEDSPALNRQGGWQRDRVEEPPGHGNVRIKSCDDAINDHQTHLERNEAVIRALIRAGADLDITDETRGYLLSQAIEGNCHDSVRSILAFLTRSGPTANTPAASSQHSGGYINRDLSRVLTDALVLAIGLDRQPMVKLLLDAVHGMKHVEWDLSRLNGSSDLLLGVAQTGNTDLLRELWQLGVRVTPSLIQIVQDADENKLQQFVRAGIKLNAADVGGDVHPLLLAAILFAENCLIHVVRSIVSITDNVDDVICDQQLTLQESVRSKLWQIVAEQHDRIMSVLVRAADGGNHRLFETLAGNQKMADPLGRCLSDAARRGHRKVVSELINIDVDINSEPEVFLYDVALEHPDIAKMVVNYWAGKANRNPRVIVESALTLATEKLTEQPRADRQQTEQLCVCLKGLLGNTVPSQSTDYQKPSGVKRH comes from the coding sequence GTGGATTCAGTCAATGCACCAGCTACAGCGACCAAATCAAATTTTCAATGCCCTTTTTGCTTAGAAGATGATTTGGAAGCCCGGTTTAATGATTTTGTCGTGACCCATTGTTGCAAACAACCCTTTCACTTCGATTGCATGGAACAGTGGAAAGCCAATGACTTAAGCATTCAGGGCAGGGAGGCCTGTACGGTTCCCGTCAAACCATGCCAGACTTATTTGAGCTGTATGCATTGCCGACAGAATGCCCTGCCTGTCGTTAATCTGAACACCCTGGCTTATAGCAATAGCCACAGCACCGGTTACTGTTTACCGGATCTTGCTGACTTTCTGAAAAAGCGTACTAACGGTCGGCAGGCAAGCTCAGCCGAAAACGATCAGGGTGGCGCAGAGGGGAGTAATAACAGCACAACAACAATGGCAAGCGGCTCAACGAGCTTGCCAGCAAGCTCAGTTAATGATGCGCGTATCAGGGGCAGTGAAGACCATATTATCCCTGATTTACCGACCCTGGTCAGTCAGGGGTTGAAGCGCCGTCATGAAGATTTGCGTTCTGGAATTGAAGAGCTACTGGCAGTTCAGGCCTGTGTCATTGGCGATCAGGACATGCTTCAGGAGATTGCACAGCAAGCTCCGCATATTTTTAGCACCACTCAGGAAACTGTCCTTTATCAGGGGCCTGTACCTCTGGCTCTGGTGGCTGCTGAACATAATCATGAAACGTGTGTTAAGAAGATGGCCGCTAACCCGGACATGTTTCGACAGTCACTGACGCATGCCCTGGAAGACAATGATGAAAGCACATTGGCAATGCTGATCAGGAGCGATAATTCGAGGCTTGCCGATTTGCACCTGCTCCGGGCAATTGAACGAAAGGACAAGAAAAAGGCGAAATCGCTGTTGGCCGCTGGCGTTGATCCCTGCCCGGTAACCCAAAATGTCATTAAGGATGACCACAGCCCGGCAATGATAAATTTCCTGCTCAGCCTCGGACTCAGTGGTGGCAAGATTGTTCTCATGGCCGCAAAGGCAGGGAAGAGGGTGCTGCTCCGTGATTTTAAGGCATCGTCTGAGTTTCGCAACATCATCAGGGATGGCCATTACGTTGAGGCCATCATCCTTGCTGCACAACAAGAACACCGCGGCGCATTGCGGGAACTGACAGCGTTTGTGACGCTGACAGACGCGCTGTGCGTCTGTGTCCGTGCGCATAATGAACCCGCCATTGCTGCGTTGCTCAAATCAGGGGCGTGTCTGGTGGACGCCATGGTGCTGGCCGTCTCTAAAAGTCAACTGGAACTGTTTGAACAATTACTGGCCAGGAACATAGATGAGGGTGGTCACTACTTAAGGCTTGCTGCACAAAGTGGTGATGAAGGACTGGTACAGGCCCTGCTCAATGCCGGCATTGATGCCAATGGCGGGGATGGTCCGGCTGACACGCCACTGGTTATAGCCACACGCAATAGCCATGCCAGGGTGGTCAGTATGTTGCATGACGCTCTGGGGCCTGACCAACGCGTCCAGATCATTGTCCGGTCGACCAGAGAGGGGACTGAAACGGAATTGCGATCACTGCTGGCTTCCTACCCGGGGGCGGGACAAATGTTCCGTGAGATGCAGCGGGTCATTAGTTATTTGTGTAATCAACCTGGCTACGGTGAACCGGCTATCAGACGGCTGTTAGATAAAATGGATGTCGGTAAAACAGTGATCATTCTTTCTGAAGCCCTTAAGAATAATGATGACAAAATGCTGGCAACGCTACTGGCTGTCGGGGTCGATCCTAATATCACTGATTGCAATGGCTTGCCTTTGCTGCACGCTGCTGCTGACAGAGGAGACCTGCAGATGGTTCAGCTATTGCTGGAGAGGGGGGCAATAGCTGATCTGCTGAATATGGAAGGGAAAACCGCTTTTTCCATTGCTGTCCGAAAAGGCTATAAATCGATCGCTGACCAGCTGATCAAAGCGACAGGTGGCGTAGATATTGAAAGTGAAGTAACCGCAGCGGTTGGTCGGGCAGACGTTGAAATGCTCAGGCCTTTGCTGGGTATAGCGGATCTTGGTGGCACAAAGTTCCGGCAACTGTTCCGTCAGGCTGCTGTGAGCGAACAGCGTCAGGTGGTCAGTGTCTTCGCCACGCAAACAACCTTCAGCGTTGAAATTGCCTTTGCCATGGCGCTTGGCGATAACGAGTTGCAGGTGGTTGATGAATTTCTCAAGGCCGGTATGGATATAAACCGTTGCTGGTCGGCGTCGGGTTTGCTGATAGCGGCAGCACGCAAGGAGGAAGAGAAGGTTAAAATGCTCATGCACAATGGTATTGATCCCGCTAATGACATTAAACTTGCGGCACAAGCCCGGGAAACGGAAGCCCTGTCAGTACTGCTATCGTCTTTTGATGATATTGAAGCAAGAAACAGCCAGGTTAAGGCACTGATTTTCAGTGAGGTGGACAATCCGCCAGTGCTCTCATCGCTGGTGGATGTTGAGCGTGAGTCCGGAGCTGCTGGTCTCAGGACTATCCTGTTGTCGATTTTGGCCATGAGCAAGCAAGTCCGTACTGATCTGGAGAGTGTGCTGACAGTAAAGCAGATCATTTTGGCTGAGGACAGGGACGCGAACAGGGATGCAAACAGAAAGGGGAAGCCGGAAGATTCTCCCGCCCTTAACCGACAGGGAGGCTGGCAGCGGGATCGAGTTGAGGAGCCGCCGGGTCATGGCAATGTGAGGATAAAATCCTGTGATGATGCTATCAACGACCATCAGACTCATCTGGAAAGGAATGAAGCTGTTATCCGGGCATTGATTCGCGCCGGAGCCGATCTTGATATCACCGACGAGACCAGGGGCTATCTCCTCTCTCAGGCGATAGAGGGGAACTGCCATGACAGTGTCCGGTCCATTCTGGCTTTCCTGACACGTTCAGGCCCGACTGCCAACACCCCTGCTGCATCGAGCCAACACTCCGGTGGTTACATCAACAGAGATCTTTCAAGGGTATTGACCGATGCTTTGGTGTTGGCCATTGGCCTGGACCGGCAGCCAATGGTCAAGCTGCTGCTGGACGCGGTGCATGGGATGAAACATGTTGAATGGGATCTCTCCCGGCTCAATGGCAGTAGCGACCTCCTGCTTGGTGTTGCCCAAACGGGAAATACCGATCTGTTGCGAGAACTCTGGCAACTGGGTGTCCGGGTTACCCCGAGTCTGATTCAGATTGTGCAGGATGCAGACGAGAACAAGTTGCAACAGTTTGTCAGGGCCGGGATTAAACTGAACGCTGCGGATGTTGGCGGAGATGTGCATCCGTTGCTGCTGGCCGCCATTCTGTTCGCTGAAAATTGCCTTATACACGTGGTGCGTTCCATTGTCTCGATCACTGACAATGTTGACGACGTTATTTGTGACCAGCAACTAACATTACAAGAATCGGTGCGGTCAAAGCTTTGGCAAATTGTGGCTGAACAGCATGACCGCATAATGAGTGTGCTGGTTCGCGCTGCTGATGGAGGAAATCACCGACTTTTCGAGACACTCGCGGGCAACCAGAAGATGGCGGATCCGCTTGGCCGATGCCTGAGCGATGCGGCACGCCGTGGCCATCGCAAGGTGGTCAGTGAACTGATCAACATTGATGTTGATATCAACTCCGAACCGGAGGTATTTCTGTATGACGTAGCCCTTGAGCATCCCGATATTGCCAAAATGGTGGTGAACTATTGGGCAGGAAAAGCGAACAGAAATCCCCGGGTTATTGTCGAGTCGGCGCTTACTTTGGCAACAGAGAAACTGACGGAGCAGCCCAGGGCTGATCGGCAGCAGACAGAGCAACTTTGTGTCTGTTTAAAGGGCTTGCTGGGAAACACCGTGCCCTCTCAATCGACAGACTATCAAAAGCCCTCTGGCGTAAAAAGGCACTAA
- a CDS encoding VWA domain-containing protein produces the protein MLSCELAANDIDLFVADLPSGAQPNVMLIMDTSASMHAREGVCGLFGCQYSGPSRMDIAKRVAKDFISDAQNINISVMGFNYDEGGYVIFASEDIDTGRQGAMDAVDRLMPNGFSPMAETLYEAYLYFSGQDFKFGFNPLGLDFSAINWQQGGSYRSPIVSECQKNNIILLTDGAPSYDQSADVDIERMIAGKTMPGHLRHDCHQCLNEIIWYMANYDVNSHFDGDQNVFLSVIGFGEMDKWSSDVLANSVRAGNGKYYRAEDANQLSQAFADIMVRVNAESTSFAAPTVPVNAFNSLESTDELFYTVFAPSSGPDWTGNLKRYRLGDDNQIYDANGNLAIDPVTGFFSDNAQSFWSAAPDGKVVTAGGAASLLDPERPVFTNLTGDRDVELSSDSNKVHEANFVAFPDGTLGVGAGMFDKMSLLQWARGYDVDDDDGDGVLIESRFSMGDPIHTQPVIVTYNPWGWHGDVDKTIFFTTNDGFLHAVDTSGYTTFSFIPRDLLSNLRMYREGTVRPAISGAPSSDSQCVWNYQVPGACVPARYCEYRFEWGRWPPER, from the coding sequence ATGTTATCTTGTGAACTGGCGGCAAATGATATTGATCTGTTTGTTGCTGACCTTCCCTCTGGAGCCCAGCCCAATGTGATGCTGATTATGGATACATCGGCGAGCATGCACGCCAGGGAGGGGGTATGTGGTCTTTTTGGATGTCAGTATTCTGGCCCCTCCCGCATGGATATAGCCAAGCGAGTGGCCAAGGACTTTATCAGTGATGCACAGAATATCAATATCAGTGTAATGGGCTTTAACTATGATGAGGGCGGCTACGTAATTTTCGCATCTGAAGATATTGACACTGGCCGACAGGGAGCTATGGATGCCGTTGATCGTTTGATGCCCAATGGCTTTTCACCAATGGCTGAAACGTTGTATGAAGCCTACCTTTATTTTTCGGGGCAGGATTTCAAATTCGGGTTTAACCCCCTGGGATTAGATTTCAGTGCCATCAATTGGCAACAAGGCGGGAGTTATCGTTCCCCCATTGTCTCAGAATGCCAAAAGAACAATATCATCTTGCTGACTGATGGCGCACCTTCGTATGATCAAAGTGCTGATGTTGACATTGAGCGGATGATCGCAGGTAAGACCATGCCAGGTCATTTGCGCCACGATTGTCACCAATGCCTCAATGAAATTATCTGGTATATGGCCAATTACGATGTTAACAGCCATTTTGATGGGGACCAGAACGTCTTCTTAAGCGTTATTGGCTTTGGTGAAATGGATAAATGGTCGTCAGATGTACTGGCCAATTCCGTCAGAGCCGGTAACGGGAAGTATTACCGGGCCGAGGATGCTAACCAGCTGAGTCAGGCGTTTGCCGATATTATGGTTCGGGTCAATGCGGAATCCACCTCATTTGCTGCACCGACCGTCCCCGTCAATGCGTTTAACTCCCTTGAGTCCACCGATGAGCTTTTCTACACCGTTTTTGCCCCTAGCTCTGGGCCAGACTGGACGGGCAACCTGAAACGTTACCGTTTGGGGGATGATAATCAGATATACGATGCCAACGGGAATCTGGCCATTGATCCGGTGACTGGCTTTTTTTCTGACAATGCCCAGAGTTTCTGGAGCGCTGCCCCGGATGGTAAAGTCGTTACAGCCGGTGGGGCTGCGTCGCTGTTGGATCCGGAGCGACCGGTGTTTACCAATTTAACTGGCGACAGGGATGTCGAGTTGTCAAGCGATTCAAATAAGGTCCACGAAGCTAATTTTGTTGCTTTTCCTGACGGTACTCTGGGCGTTGGTGCTGGTATGTTTGACAAGATGTCGCTGCTGCAGTGGGCACGGGGCTATGATGTTGATGACGACGATGGCGATGGTGTATTGATAGAGTCACGGTTCAGTATGGGTGACCCTATTCATACTCAGCCGGTCATTGTTACTTATAACCCCTGGGGATGGCATGGTGATGTGGATAAAACCATTTTTTTTACCACCAATGATGGTTTTCTCCATGCTGTGGATACCAGTGGTTACACTACATTCTCGTTCATTCCCAGGGATTTGCTGAGCAACCTGCGAATGTACCGGGAGGGGACGGTTCGCCCGGCGATATCCGGTGCGCCATCCTCGGATTCACAGTGTGTGTGGAATTACCAGGTACCCGGTGCCTGTGTGCCGGCCCGTTATTGTGAATACAGGTTTGAGTGGGGGAGATGGCCCCCTGAGCGATAG
- a CDS encoding pilus assembly protein, which translates to MNTGLSGGDGPLSDSCRLIPPTPTNDDECDWDWSRSRCAHPEYCKWHYNFPHLVGDTVCDIRPRHEWPPAPPEPDPGRAKVYGMDGPITVFFRDWNGDGNITDGHGHAYLFLTMRRGGSNIYSLDVTNRNTPKLRWVIKGDLDSNNMADDPARNPDFPELGQTWSKAQLTKVKWLGSERYVLLFGGGYDEDADQQAEIEENDIGRAIYMVDAYSGEMLWHAGQDGNLSIPEMGYSIPADLTLVDINQDGLTDYLYAVDIGGQVFRIDINHDNSGSWNFANGGVIAQLAGVAEQGSRRFFEAPTVAVDSNREYLNIAIGSGTRPSPMNTTVEDRMYVIRDRNIFNKPTSYRYANGGVITEWSLFDATSNIIQHGNQWDKNAALGSLSGAAGWFMRLEDPGEKILGRASLINGMLLFSSFVPQISSSSCNPGVGLNYFYAVNIEDGTSVLNVSVMENMGSYGRRMILNSRSIAPQPSVISKGGEMKVCIGSECLVGEDQRLEPANLKRLKRSFWRENR; encoded by the coding sequence GTGAATACAGGTTTGAGTGGGGGAGATGGCCCCCTGAGCGATAGTTGTCGTCTTATCCCTCCGACACCCACGAACGATGATGAATGCGATTGGGATTGGTCAAGATCAAGGTGTGCACATCCTGAGTATTGTAAATGGCATTACAACTTTCCACACTTGGTCGGCGACACTGTTTGTGATATCAGACCCAGGCATGAATGGCCACCTGCACCGCCGGAACCCGACCCTGGCAGAGCCAAGGTATATGGCATGGATGGACCGATAACCGTCTTTTTCAGGGACTGGAACGGCGATGGCAACATAACGGACGGTCATGGGCATGCCTACTTATTCCTGACCATGCGCAGGGGGGGCAGTAATATCTATTCCCTGGACGTCACTAACCGGAATACCCCGAAGCTTAGATGGGTTATCAAAGGGGATTTAGATTCCAATAACATGGCTGACGATCCAGCCAGGAATCCCGATTTTCCGGAATTGGGGCAAACCTGGTCAAAGGCGCAGTTAACGAAGGTCAAGTGGCTGGGGTCTGAACGGTACGTATTACTGTTTGGTGGTGGCTATGACGAAGATGCTGACCAGCAAGCGGAAATTGAGGAAAACGACATAGGCCGGGCAATATATATGGTCGATGCCTATTCCGGTGAAATGCTTTGGCATGCCGGCCAAGACGGTAACCTGAGCATCCCGGAAATGGGATACAGTATTCCGGCAGATCTGACACTGGTTGATATTAACCAGGATGGCCTGACTGATTATTTATATGCGGTGGATATTGGCGGTCAGGTGTTCCGTATTGATATCAATCACGATAACAGTGGGTCCTGGAATTTCGCCAACGGTGGTGTGATTGCTCAATTGGCTGGTGTGGCTGAACAGGGTTCCCGGCGGTTTTTTGAGGCACCCACTGTAGCCGTTGACAGCAATCGCGAATATCTCAATATCGCCATAGGTAGCGGTACCCGCCCCAGCCCCATGAATACGACTGTGGAGGATCGCATGTATGTGATTCGTGACCGCAATATCTTTAACAAGCCCACCTCGTACCGGTATGCCAACGGTGGGGTCATTACTGAGTGGTCACTGTTCGATGCGACCTCCAACATCATTCAGCACGGTAACCAGTGGGATAAAAATGCGGCACTGGGTTCTTTGAGCGGAGCTGCTGGCTGGTTTATGAGACTGGAAGATCCCGGCGAGAAAATCCTGGGCCGGGCCTCACTGATCAATGGCATGCTGCTGTTTAGTTCTTTCGTCCCACAAATTTCCTCTAGCAGCTGTAATCCGGGCGTCGGGCTCAATTATTTTTATGCCGTGAATATTGAGGATGGTACTAGCGTTTTGAATGTATCCGTTATGGAGAATATGGGCTCATACGGTCGAAGAATGATACTGAACAGTCGCTCCATTGCGCCTCAGCCCTCTGTGATCTCCAAGGGCGGAGAAATGAAGGTGTGCATCGGTTCTGAATGCCTTGTCGGTGAAGACCAGCGTTTGGAACCGGCCAACCTGAAACGTCTGAAGCGAAGTTTCTGGAGAGAAAACCGGTGA
- a CDS encoding dimethyl sulfoxide reductase anchor subunit family protein gives MHELPLVFFTVLAQGTVGLFLVLACLLMANSDANRQQLLNKLLMVVLVLLGVSGAAAMTHLGQPLRAMNVIFGLEHLSALSVEIITTSLFGGAVFTYVAMVHFGILAKLQKLVLTGAMVLGVLLLLAIANVYTLATVPAWNSGWTIFQFVMTAFVVGIPAAALMLRSQSASLGAFQKNADRALATLGFIALGLVLVGYPLYLFWLGQVDLPANPLGLFDYHGRLMLARLGLLFAGLGVWVMAATRGNNAAAGLPGVSTVLMLTAELCGRTFFYDLHLSPM, from the coding sequence ATGCATGAGTTGCCACTGGTATTTTTTACGGTGCTGGCACAGGGCACCGTTGGCCTGTTCCTGGTACTGGCCTGCCTGCTGATGGCGAACAGTGATGCCAATCGTCAGCAGCTGTTGAATAAACTGCTGATGGTGGTTCTGGTGCTCCTGGGTGTCTCCGGCGCTGCGGCCATGACTCACCTGGGTCAGCCGTTGCGTGCCATGAATGTTATTTTTGGTCTGGAACATCTGTCGGCACTGAGTGTTGAGATCATCACCACTTCGCTGTTTGGTGGTGCTGTTTTCACTTATGTGGCCATGGTGCACTTCGGTATCCTGGCAAAGTTGCAGAAGCTGGTGCTAACGGGAGCCATGGTATTGGGCGTGCTGTTACTGCTAGCCATTGCCAATGTGTACACCCTGGCCACGGTACCCGCCTGGAACAGCGGCTGGACCATCTTCCAGTTTGTTATGACCGCTTTTGTGGTGGGTATCCCGGCGGCGGCGCTGATGCTGAGAAGTCAGTCGGCCTCTTTGGGGGCATTCCAGAAAAACGCTGATCGTGCGCTGGCCACTCTGGGCTTTATCGCGCTGGGTCTGGTGCTGGTGGGGTACCCGCTGTACCTGTTCTGGCTGGGTCAGGTTGACCTGCCTGCCAACCCGCTGGGCCTGTTTGACTACCACGGTCGTCTGATGCTGGCCCGTCTCGGTCTGCTGTTTGCCGGTCTGGGCGTTTGGGTGATGGCTGCCACTCGTGGTAATAACGCAGCGGCAGGTTTGCCAGGGGTGAGTACCGTCCTGATGCTCACGGCTGAACTGTGTGGTCGTACCTTCTTCTATGACCTGCATCTGTCGCCTATGTGA